The stretch of DNA aggagggagagccTCACCGGAGTGGGACACTCCTCCCGTGTCCCCCATCAACTCCTTGtcgcctccttcctcttcatctcctcccttcTACTCCCCACCTCCTTCACCACCGGCTGTCCTCTTCCATGAGGATAAAGTCGGGACTGAGTCTGACTTGCTGCCCCTCTCTTCGGTAGGCCGTCTAGGTCCGCTGAAGGTGGCTTTGGATGACGGAAAAggtattaatttaaaaacaaaatgctgGAATGGGATAAGAAATCACACGTGTTTGGGTTTTGAGCAATAACttgattttaatgtttgtgtCCACAGAAGAAATGCTCAGTGACCTGGATTGGATGGCCGAACGGGTGGATCTTGTTGAGTTTGACCTGGAGTCTTTGATTGGCTCCCGCAGCCCTGATGAGGCCCCCAGTTCTCCAGACGACCTCCTGGCCTCCCTGGATTGCCCCATGGAGCTCGATTCCCTCTCATTGCCTTCTCCGTCAACACCTATGCCCACATGTCCTCCATCTGCCTCTCCTCTAAATATCCATACCTTGACCCCCACTCTTCCCGCTCCCACTTCAGAGCCCTCTGTTATGGTGGAAGATCCTGAATCCTATATTGAAGACCAAGTggttctttcccctcctccttgtGTCCCTGAGCCACAAGAAGAGCTTGAAATCAGGTCTGAGCCTGCTTCTCCAGACCCATCTCCTCCAGTATTAgattccccctcctccccggccTGCACTCTGGATCTGGGCAGTGAAGTCGACGTCTCGGAGTGCGAGGTGGGGCCGGTGGTGAGCTCTGCTGTGCCCCCAGTCCAACGGGTCGTCCTCTCTCTGTCACCCACTCGCCTTGTGTTTGTACTGGCCCCCAAAAAGGAAGTTACACTCTCTGCCCCTGCTGTTACCAGCCCAGCAGAAGTCATTGGTGTATGTGCGCCACAAAAGCCCTGCAGAAGCAGACCGTACCCCGAACCCACGGCCTGCCCCCCGTCTCCCAGTGGCAGCGGTGTCAAAGTCAGGCAGACTGCGAAATCCAAGGGcaagaaacagaagaagatgGA from Takifugu flavidus isolate HTHZ2018 chromosome 18, ASM371156v2, whole genome shotgun sequence encodes:
- the atf4b gene encoding activating transcription factor 4b gives rise to the protein MTMMMTSSQFGLEDMEDLLWGPSSPMVDAVDLLSVYTDQQELQEGGRASPEWDTPPVSPINSLSPPSSSSPPFYSPPPSPPAVLFHEDKVGTESDLLPLSSVGRLGPLKVALDDGKEEMLSDLDWMAERVDLVEFDLESLIGSRSPDEAPSSPDDLLASLDCPMELDSLSLPSPSTPMPTCPPSASPLNIHTLTPTLPAPTSEPSVMVEDPESYIEDQVVLSPPPCVPEPQEELEIRSEPASPDPSPPVLDSPSSPACTLDLGSEVDVSECEVGPVVSSAVPPVQRVVLSLSPTRLVFVLAPKKEVTLSAPAVTSPAEVIGVCAPQKPCRSRPYPEPTACPPSPSGSGVKVRQTAKSKGKKQKKMEQNKTAATRYRQKKKLEKEDLLEEHTILERKNVELKEKAESMAREIKYLKELMEEVRQTIIKKGLAADP